In one window of Plasmodium cynomolgi strain B DNA, chromosome 13, whole genome shotgun sequence DNA:
- a CDS encoding hypothetical protein (putative): MERKRTNSTTKGRRNPDDEDERREGAKREHGPIGGAYDDADFDGGGGVSAYVSCDSVDGSIGDPAVNANEALEEVLNDVLKDVLSDNSEAAVGGGPQGASGVYGDCHQECHEECHQECHQECREECREECREECHQECHQECHQECHEESREEPRQEPRQEPRRHCHQGSAYMSNRAKPTNECSHSQDPCEYRKQFSHRNVRRTSKRMGCTKNTYQCDNNSKSELKKTSLCKYWIKGVCANVECNFAHGEQELKYTHGVYKTTICKHWKRDGTCSSGINCRHAHGESELQPKNLPLHLLKKKTHFKNCRYLSKGMNIQREQCSQVTHGSFSKDGVVRESTGGVQGVSLLSGTRMGSRFRAHSTHRRGGATPPDYLISGEYIERQRSHHQNGRSNIGRTPCSRENNGKYITHCSSSSIMIPNRGRNENNERTSSMWSYKRMSNYQLLIKKEGNLYRERTIPESFVSNEKHNVNCMTKQFCSLHGGDRKSIACGRCNYGFSVVKNGSGAVKNGSDAVKNGFSMMRNGFRVEQPVDCQNGDDPYDNFNEMRHNITKKNLRMNKDLDAHERDFYDEDLFLEYLPRVGFGEDVENSLLRINTLQRSSVHVSGGAAGGTLCDGRVLLGDTGVEAPGVFTPKRENFGGGSGSGNGRGYGYGYGSGNGHLCSDCMRRADGETPVLKSTAVEGPACGGGPPECQPPHESMNCMNCIAMYMNEQKRVGNSFSYEGVEAKVGGGDGSFSDRFTRLNSYVHPREHLNRSSCNCSRVSTKKNLASREDAVCNNMVCGDDVVCGDDVVCGDNMACGDNMLCGDDVDEYIMKEYQFRLKSMRVKKGDHAAVKGELGCYSDIYGVQDGCDGRENSIEMKRMTNSTEKRAARGTTRRPSNGTNTRGRPSNGTNTRGNIKRNIIISSGDDLVLIDTGNIMYNYSQINSTNVLRKNGLNHSFCRFRNFKLMSNVHRLEARCQSGNHHLVQGRSVTPREAQHVAQRVAQRVRRPNEEGASSSVLYERGDLKQVHRGGYLNWRQLPMADGQQRDDPQGNPVGVLNLGRGEMQSPGGEAGRDEAHCDKADRDEADRDEADRDEADREKAPRDEAPRDEARRSEIMNNLRCSAKDELLSVPDGSYYFPTCAERTLGEAVSPRGEGKGEEGGQVDGLTPVMTNRMVYADMGEGDIKLELNSLGKWVNEGGGVQHSYASNEVIPRVVLLGEVSAGREEGVPLVQVRTGGSNADRSGIRIRSAERRSGRSGRSGRSGRSGRSGRSDRSDRSDRSDRSDRSGEGQVTPSRNIDPQMNKPRKGKHDVEKENQLGVFPIDEIFNQPKFLSVSGHMDYSVTGQVEDFFVREFSSPLSTSPSNRLSPPHLYLGSSTSVSGSHVNDLSPYESRMNSTEVVPFGRVAQLDLAASPQLDLVASPQLDLAASPQLDLAASPQIDPLEPTPKYNNPSYDHFFKSQNGYCAVHSCRDAHKKGAWMRTPTLLEAERKKKDARKEDKLVSDPKRKTHLQAPPLVITPHRLTIDQYNALRDKKFIKGNTGRGTAMARSSEQLDKQQEGEEAVEAGEEAVEAGEEADEADEVAGEKAAKRKGEEDLNCYDEGGIDYSDENEKRIDTYLECILNCGADEDVCK; the protein is encoded by the coding sequence atggaaagaaaaagaaccaaTTCGACCacgaaggggaggaggaaccCGGATGATGAAGACGAACGAAGGGAAGGTGCTAAGAGGGAGCATGGCCCCATCGGAGGTGCTTACGATGATGCGGACTTCGACGGGGGAGGAGGAGTCAGTGCCTACGTCAGTTGCGACTCGGTGGATGGCTCCATTGGAGACCCCGCTGTGAATGCGAACGAGGCGTTGGAAGAAGTTCTAAACGACGTGTTGAAGGATGTGCTGAGTGACAACTCGGAGGCTGCCGTGGGAGGGGGTCCGCAGGGTGCTTCAGGTGTGTATGGGGACTGCCACCAGGAGTGCCACGAAGAGTGCCACCAGGAGTGCCACCAGGAGTGCCGCGAAGAGTGCCGCGAAGAGTGCCGCGAAGAGTGCCACCAGGAGTGCCACCAGGAGTGCCACCAGGAGTGCCACGAAGAGTCCCGCGAAGAGCCCCGCCAAGAGCCCCGCCAAGAGCCCCGCCGTCACTGCCACCAGGGGAGCGCCTACATGAGTAACCGCGCGAAGCCAACGAACGAATGCAGTCACAGTCAAGACCCGTGTGAGTATAGAAAGCAATTTTCTCACAGGAACGTCAGAAGAACAAGCAAAAGGATGggttgcacaaaaaatacataccAATGTGATAATAATTCCAAaagtgaattaaaaaaaacgtcattATGTAAATATTGGATAAAAGGAGTATGTGCAAATGTGGAGTGTAACTTCGCTCATGGAGAGCAGGAACTCAAATACACTCATGGAGTATACAAAACAACAATATGTAAGCATTGGAAAAGAGATGGGACCTGCTCTAGTGGCATTAACTGTAGACATGCACATGGAGAGAGTGAATTGCAACCAAAGAATTTACCTCTACAtctgttgaaaaaaaaaacgcattttaaaaattgtcgCTATTTGAGCAAAGGTATGAATATACAGAGAGAACAGTGCAGTCAGGTGACACATGGGAGTTTTTCTAAGGATGGGGTGGTTAGGGAGAGTACAGGGGGTGTGCAGGGAGTGTCTCTACTAAGTGGTACTCGAATGGGTTCGAGGTTTAGGGCGCATAGTACCCATCGGAGAGGTGGAGCAACCCCCCCGGATTACTTAATAAGTGGAGAGTACATAGAGAGACAGAGGAGTCACCATCAGAATGGAAGATCCAACATAGGAAGAACCCCTTGCAGTAGAGAGAACAACGGGAAGTACATTACACATTGCAGCTCATCATCTATTATGATTCCAAATCGGGGGAGAAACGAAAACAACGAACGTACTTCCAGTATGTGGTCATACAAAAGGATGAGTAATTATCAACTGTTGATAAAGAAAGAGGGGAACCTTTATCGGGAGAGGACTATACCTGAATCTTTTGTCTCAAATGAAAAACATAACGTGAATTGTATGACGAAGCAGTTTTGTAGCTTGCATGGGGGGGATAGGAAGAGCATTGCGTGTGGTAGATGCAATTATGGGTTCAGCGTGGTGAAGAACGGGTCCGGCGCGGTGAAGAACGGGTCCGACGCGGTGAAGAACGGGTTCAGCATGATGAGGAACGGGTTCAGGGTGGAACAACCAGTAGATTGCCAAAATGGAGACGACCCatatgacaattttaacGAAATGAGACACAACATTACGAAGAAAAATCTACGAATGAACAAGGACCTAGATGCACATGAAAGAGATTTTTACGATGAGGATCTCTTTTTGGAATACCTTCCGAGGGTTGGATTTGGAGAAGATGTTGAAAATAGCTTATTAAGAATTAACACCCTTCAGAGGAGCAGTGTGCATGTTAGTGGTGGTGCAGCTGGGGGGACCCTGTGCGATGGTCGTGTGCTGCTGGGGGATACGGGCGTCGAGGCGCCGGGAGTGTTTACGCCCAAAAGGGAGAACTTCGGCGGGGGAAGTGGGAGCGGCAACGGAAGAGGCTATGGCTACGGCTACGGCAGCGGCAACGGCCACCTGTGCAGTGACTGCATGAGGCGTGCCGACGGAGAGACCCCCGTTTTGAAGAGCACTGCGGTAGAGGGACCAGCCTGTGGAGGCGGCCCGCCGGAGTGCCAACCCCCCCACGAGAGCATGAACTGTATGAACTGTATCGCTATGTACATGAACGAGCAGAAGAGAGTCGGAAACTCCTTTAGTTACGAGGGGGTGGAGGCCAAGGTGGGTGGTGGGGATGGCAGTTTTTCCGACAGGTTCACGCGACTAAACTCGTATGTGCATCCCCGTGAGCACCTGAACAGGAGCAGCTGCAACTGCAGCCGGGTGAGCACCAAAAAAAACCTCGCCAGCAGAGAGGATGCGGTCTGCAATAACATGGTCTGCGGCGATGACGTGGTCTGCGGCGATGACGTGGTCTGCGGCGATAACATGGCCTGCGGCGATAACATGCTCTGCGGCGATGACGTGGATGAGTACATAATGAAGGAGTACCAGTTTAGGCTGAAGAGCATGCGAGTGAAGAAGGGAGACCATGCAGCTGTGAAAGGAGAGTTGGGGTGTTACAGTGACATATATGGTGTCCAGGACGGATGCGATGGAAGGGAGAACTCTATTGAGATGAAGCGCATGACCAACTCGACTGAGAAGAGAGCTGCTCGAGGCACCACGAGAAGACCCAGCAATGGGACCAACACGAGGGGAAGACCCAGCAACGGAACCAACACGaggggaaacataaaaaggaatataatCATATCGAGTGGAGACGACCTGGTCCTGATAGATACAGGAAATATTATGTACAATTACAGCCAAATAAATAGCACGAATGTGCTTCGTAAAAATGGGTTGAATCACAGTTTTTGTAGGTTCCGAAATTTCAAGCTGATGTCGAATGTGCACAGGTTGGAGGCGCGCTGTCAGAGTGGAAACCACCACCTCGTACAGGGACGGAGCGTGACACCAAGAGAGGCGCAACACGTGGCACAACGCGTAGCACAACGCGTGAGGCGTCCAAATGAGGAAGGAGCTTCTTCCAGCGTCTTGTACGAACGAGGAGACCTTAAACAGGTGCATCGTGGGGGATACTTAAATTGGAGGCAACTACCGATGGCAGATGGGCAGCAGAGGGACGACCCGCAGGGTAACCCCGTGGGAGTGCTTAACTTAGGAAGGGGAGAAATGCAGAGTCCCGGGGGAGAGGCTGGCCGTGACGAGGCCCACTGTGACAAGGCTGACCGTGACGAGGCTGACCGTGACGAGGCTGACCGTGACGAGGCTGACCGTGAAAAGGCTCCCCGTGACGAGGCTCCCCGTGACGAGGCTCGCCGCTCCGaaattatgaacaatttGAGATGCAGCGCGAAGGACGAACTGCTAAGCGTTCCTGATGGAAGCTACTACTTCCCCACGTGTGCAGAAAGGACGTTGGGTGAAGCTGTCTCTCCAAGGGGAgaaggaaagggagaagaagggggcCAAGTGGATGGTCTGACTCCTGTTATGACCAACCGAATGGTGTATGCAGATATGGGTGAAGGGGATATAAAACTTGAGCTGAACTCGTTGGGGAAGTGGGTAAATGAGGGAGGAGGGGTCCAGCATTCGTATGCATCTAATGAGGTGATCCCACGGGTAGTTCTGCTGGGAGAAGTGAGTGCAGGGCGGGAAGAAGGGGTACCCCTTGTGCAGGTGCGCACAGGGGGAAGTAATGCCGACCGTAGTGGGATCAGGATCAGAAGCGcggaaagaagaagtggtAGAAGTGGTCGAAGTGGTAGAAGTGGTCGAAGTGGTAGAAGTGGTAGAAGCGATCGAAGCGATCGAAGCGATCGAAGCGATCGAAGTGATCGAAGTGGAGAGGGACAAGTCACCCCCTCGCGAAACATCGATCCACAGATGAACAAACCGCGAAAAGGGAAGCACGacgtggaaaaagaaaatcaacTCGGGGTTTTCCCAATCGATGAAATTTTCAACCAACCCAAGTTCCTCTCCGTCAGTGGCCATATGGATTATAGTGTTACCGGGCAAGTGGAGGATTTTTTCGTGAGAGagttttcttctcccttgtCTACATCCCCCAGCAATAGACTGAGCCCTCCTCACCTGTACCTGGGGAGTAGCACAAGTGTGAGCGGAAGCCACGTGAACGATTTGTCTCCGTATGAGAGTAGGATGAACAGTACGGAGGTGGTTCCCTTTGGGAGAGTGGCTCAGCTAGACCTGGCCGCGTCACCCCAGCTAGACCTGGTCGCTTCACCCCAGCTAGACCTGGCCGCGTCACCCCAGCTAGACCTGGCCGCTTCACCTCAGATAGACCCCCTAGAACCAACTCCCAAGTACAATAATCCGAGTTACGATCACTTCTTTAAGTCTCAAAATGGATACTGCGCGGTGCACTCCTGTAGAGATGCTCATAAAAAGGGAGCTTGGATGAGAACACCCACGTTGCTTGAGGcagagaggaagaagaaagatgCACGGAAGGAGGATAAACTGGTGAGCGAtccgaaaaggaaaactcaTTTGCAGGCCCCCCCCTTGGTGATTACTCCCCATAGACTGACCATCGATCAGTACAACGCGTTGCgcgataaaaaatttattaaaggGAACACCGGTAGGGGTACCGCCATGGCGCGCAGCTCTGAGCAGTTAGATAAGCAgcaggaaggggaagaagcagtcgaagcaggggaagaagcagtcGAAGCAGGTGAAGAAGCTGACGAAGCGGACGAAGTAGCAGGCGAAAAGGCTGCGAAACgcaaaggagaggaagaccTGAACTGTTACGACGAAGGAGGCATAGACTACAgtgacgaaaatgaaaagcgaATCGACACGTACTTGGAATGCATTTTAAATTGCGGCGCGGATGAGGACGTTTGCAAGTAA
- a CDS encoding hypothetical protein (putative) → MSNTCRELIEKKKKNSNSAIHEKIKLFLEEVNFINYTLDEYAKESQRREEISDRGKGQLGEVPSQGENIPSKEQDEILKDLIFWELGLKETSPAVGDAKKLLLMISENFEKIQNKDFVLTMEKALDIRIDDFRRNEISADYFSKRISQIHADTVAQHGKAADTLHHCRGCVMSLFVTFCHNQLARELEEREKEKNCTTMCRENTSKEGPENNPHDEPSKMNLAVVSSMERDAGEAATEGGTLPNAAFSRNDKSGESKCS, encoded by the exons ATGAGTAACACGTGCAGAGAGCTaatcgagaaaaaaaaaaaaaatagcaactCAGCAATTCACGAGAAAATAAAGCTATTCCTCGAGGaagttaattttattaattacacACTTGACGAATATGCCAAGGAGAGTCAACGTAGAGAAGAAATTTCAGACAGGGGGAAGGGACAACTAGGTGAGGTTCCATCCCAGGGGGAGAACATCCCCTCCAAGGAGCAGGACGAAATTTTGAAGGACCTAATTTTTTGGGAATTAGGCTTGAAGGAGACCTCTCCAGCTGTGGGAGAC GCCAAAAAACTGCTGCTAATGATTAGCGagaattttgagaaaatccAGAACAAGGATTTCGTACTAACCATGGAGAAGGCTCTGGACATACGAATC GATGACTTCCGAAGGAACGAAATAAGTGCagattatttttccaaaaggatAAGTCAGATACACGCGGACACGGTG GCGCAGCATGGGAAGGCAGCAGACACGCTCCACCACTGTCGCGGTTGCGTTATGTCACTTTTTGTCACGTTTTGTCAC AACCAACTGGCGCGTGAACTAGAAgagagggagaaggagaagaactgCACGACGATGTGTCGGGAAAATACATCAAAGGAGGGTCCCGAAAATAATCCACATGACGAACCTTCTAAGATGAACTTAGCTGTGGTATCTTCTATGGAGCGAGACGCCGGAGAAGCTGCCACAGAAGGGGGGACACTACCCAATGCTGCCTTCTCTCGAAATGACAAATCAGGGGAGTCGAAATGTTCA
- a CDS encoding hypothetical protein (putative) yields MEKINAHSVMCSSYITYRGIYENINQNSKSFKNLLKEEKAYNKLIGKTNNINDFFSNYKKTYPYGINLILGIFLTFLSGYYGSLLLGFTKFTTRLICGIVFSYVTLILEVIIFIIINEKIENLKRSQKSAGSNYGLYEKVYIKEESGGKEEVDLVGEAELVVQGEVQEMKGVADKHPTLKQRRKA; encoded by the exons atggagaaaataaacgCCCATAGTGTTATGTGCAGTTCCTACATAACGT aTCGAGGCATCTATGAGAACATAAACCAAAACAGCAAGTCCTTCAAGAACCTGctaaaagaggaaaaggcgTACAATAAGTTAATAGGGAAGACCAATAAcataaatgattttttctcGAATTACAAGAAGACCTACCC gTACGGCATAAATTTAATCCTCGGTATATTCCTCACCTTTTTGAGTGGGTACTACGGGAGCCTCTTGTTGGGATTCACCAAATTTACGACG CGACTGATATGCGGAATTGTATTCTCCTACGTCACCCTCATTCTGgaagttattatttttataattattaacgagaaaatagaaaatcTGAAAAGGAGTCAAAAGAGCGCAGGAAGTAACTACGGCTTGTACGAAAAGGTATATATTAAGGAGGAGTCTGGTGGCAAGGAAGAGGTGGACTTGGTGGGGGAAGCCGAGTTGGTTGTGCAGGGAGAGGTGCAAGAAATGAAAGGCGTTGCCGATAAGCACCCCACGCTGAAGCAGCGTCGGAAGGCTTAG
- a CDS encoding hypothetical protein (putative): MFDEENSQLLNSVGPESNERKGLSEELQNETHRRLVNFPTSLNANFACSVLDFQKIEPSYFLTNDLSRRPAGDGGEEGTREEITFEKEVDEEREHKKKITLFDLSKEQKEKVNQFKIKKVLQNEAYLKKKKILKYLIHIFVCDLLREKPDDIYEFAACYFTHPQLRQSVAHRLRGMLGGA, from the exons atgttcGATGAAGAAAATTCCCAGCTGTTAAATTCTGTAGGCCCGGAGAGTAACGAAAGGAAAGGCCTGAGTGAAGAGttacaaaatgaaacgcacAGGAGGCTAGTGAACTTCCCCACGTCGTTGAATGCAAACTTCGCTTGCTCTGTGTTGGACTTCCAGAAGATAGAGCCCTCGTACTTTTTAACCAATGACTTGAGCAGGAGGCCTGCGGGGGACGGAGGGGAGGAAG GCACGCGCGAAGAAATCACCTTCGAGAAGGAAGTAGACGAGGAAAgagaacacaaaaaaaaaatcaccctCTTCGATTTGTCGAAAgaacagaaagaaaaagtcaaccagtttaaaataaaaaaagttttacaaaatgaagcttatttgaagaaaaaaaaaattttaaaatatcttattcacatttttgtgtgtgacCTGCTCAGGGAGAAACCGGATGACATCTATGAGTTCGCCGCTTGCTACTTCACGCACCCGCAGTTGCGGCAGAGCGTCGCGCACCGTCTGCGTGGCATGCTTGGCGGGGCGTGA
- a CDS encoding DNA-directed DNA polymerase (putative), with protein MNVNWITHLENLLDKKRSRGRSRERSDHAKAIKTERKAHNHSSHQECSSAPLSKQHVEGDHLGSTPECDYQQLHAYRIEKAIIENYKKEQIKELYPWQVECLSQLKTVRWEEGESFLFVAPTSGGKTLVAEIFAFEQMDKTEKTFFLFPLNSLINEKMSYLKKLCRGTNIKVGSELAENDIVLCTYEKMNNYLNRNKLEREEEGMDVGVGINAGTGMGMNAGAGMGINAGAGMNAGMGVGCWPPQGSSANPGGHACHNFIVVIDEFHLISEKGRGIYIENIISKIMFLNKKQAKIKIICMSGTLNNFPTLKKWMNAKIYISPYTRPQEIKEHYICNCGVYRKEKEGCPFSYLCNVYDFYRSCSDRHGEEGARRCLYNATSVNTLKKCNLSEEINIFHENTKNNITQFLKMRNPSVNNSLVHSLLCFSVHSRVNNLNTLIFCSTKKNCEVYVSLINQYLSAFPVGDTSEEVKLRRDKLNESIRQLDGYAHSTMSKLVSNGICYYYSDITNSVKRLIEVAYKEKTLFLLTCTSTLSVGLNLLVDRVLISSPFIAQNFLSVTQYRQMIGRAARQKKGDSFLLVEKKHEKKMLQIFQENCTNITSTMSDGGSLEEMEKYLIEFLCLMDAQPVSVRDVVAMLSFSLCFAEVALSGGALSGEALSGEALSRESLSRASLSRASLSRASLSRASLSRASLSRASLSRASLSRESLSRESLSRESLSRESLSRTPPPQREPPRCPLEVDEENFTPSERIFYEAKKEQIHAVLNVLIQHKCVQVESNRRTLRLTNFCRSLCVSNFTVSIGSELLSEVRSYDKLYLFNYSFHLCYICSAHNLNIASFSYYLPFLKNLIAMICSDNYTKHVIFHVLKFDSDIINMLSLRNQNNCFWKKKKRFFSDDKVERKHNKLYLSILLFLYLKGTTCSVLCSLFKITEDVFQSVLQHTYMHVHILISFFDRLDEWIISSLLRKFLLNFKSCRVSSEDAGRAKGSRGRRAIHAGRFRWGKRKNDAGEGFKMSGPFERFKMSGPFERFGRAV; from the coding sequence ATGAACGTGAATTGGATCACACACCTCGAAAATCTGCtcgacaaaaaaagaagccgAGGGAGAAGCCGAGAAAGAAGCGACCACGCGAAAGCGATTAAGACAGAAAGGAAGGCGCACAACCATAGTAGCCACCAGGAGTGTAGTAGTGCCCCCTTGAGTAAGCAACATGTGGAAGGAGACCATTTGGGGAGCACCCCGGAGTGCGACTACCAACAGTTGCACGCGTACCGCATAGAGAAAGCCATCATAGAAAactacaaaaaggaacagatAAAGGAGTTATATCCGTGGCAGGTAGAATGTCTAAGTCAGCTGAAAACGGTTAGGtgggaggaaggggaaagcTTCCTTTTCGTGGCTCCAACGTCAGGTGGTAAAACCCTCGTGGCTGAAATTTTTGCCTTTGAGCAGATGGACAAGACGGAAaagaccttttttttatttcccctaaATTCGctaataaatgaaaagatgAGCTATTTGAAGAAGCTGTGCAGGGGGACGAACATCAAGGTGGGTAGTGAGTTGGCAGAAAATGACATCGTGTTGTGTACctacgaaaaaatgaacaattatTTGAACAGGAATAAGTTGGAGCGGGAAGAGGAGGGCATGGACGTGGGCGTGGGTATCAACGCTGGCACCGGCATGGGCATGAACGCTGGCGCCGGCATGGGTATCAACGCTGGCGCCGGCATGAACGCCGGCATGGGCGTGGGCTGCTGGCCGCCCCAAGGAAGCAGCGCCAACCCAGGGGGACACGCCTGCCACAACTTCATCGTGGTGATCGACGAGTTCCACCTGATCAgcgaaaagggaagaggaaTCTACATCGAAAATATCATTTCCAAAATCATGTTCCTCAACAAAAAGCAAGCTAAGATAAAGATCATATGCATGAGTGGTACCCTAAATAATTTCCctaccttaaaaaaatggatgaatgctaaaatatatatctctCCGTATACACGTCCCCAAGAGATAAAGGAGCATTACATTTGTAACTGTGGTGTGTATcgaaaggagaaggaaggaTGCCCCTTTTCCTACCTCTGTAATGTGTATGATTTTTATCGATCATGTTCGGACAGACATGGTGAAGAAGGAGCTAGACGATGCCTCTACAATGCTACAAGTGTTAACACTTTGAAGAAGTGCAACCTGAGTGAAGAAATTAACATATTTCATgagaatacaaaaaataacattacTCAATTTTTGAAGATGAGGAACCCTTCTGTGAACAACAGCCTCGTGCATTCACTCCTCTGCTTCTCAGTACACAGTCGAGTGAATAATTTAAACACCCTTATCTTTTGCtcgacgaaaaaaaattgcgaagtGTATGTGAGTTTGATTAATCAGTATTTGAGTGCATTTCCTGTTGGGGACACCTCGGAGGAAGTGAAGCTCAGGAGGGATAAACTGAATGAGAGCATACGTCAGCTGGATGGCTACGCACACAGTACCATGAGCAAGTTAGTGTCTAACGGGATCTGCTACTACTACAGTGACATCACGAACTCGGTTAAACGGCTAATCGAGGTGGCGTACAAGGAGAAGACGCTCTTTTTGCTCACATGCACATCGACTCTCTCCGTTGGACTGAACCTGCTCGTGGATCGAGTTTTAATATCATCTCCCTTCATCGCCCAGAACTTCCTAAGTGTCACACAGTATAGGCAGATGATTGGCAGGGCGGCGAGGCAGAAGAAGGGAGACTCCTTTTTGCTCGTGGAGAagaaacatgaaaaaaagatgctTCAGATATTTCAGGAGAATTGTACGAACATTACGAGCACCATGAGTGATGGGGGTTCTCTGGAGGAGATGGAAAAATACTTAATTGAGTTTCTCTGCCTGATGGATGCGCAGCCTGTGTCTGTGCGCGACGTGGTTGCGATGCTGTCTTTCTCGCTCTGCTTCGCGGAGGTGGCGCTATCGGGGGGGGCTCTATCGGGGGAGGCGCTATCGGGGGAGGCGCTCTCGAGAGAATCACTTTCTAGGGCATCGCTCTCCAGGGCATCGCTCTCCAGGGCATCGCTCTCCAGGGCATCGCTCTCCAGGGCATCGCTCTCCAGGGCATCGCTCTCCAGGGCATCGCTCTCCAGGGAATCGCTCTCCAGGGAATCGCTCTCCAGGGAATCGCTCTCCAGGGAATCGCTTTCTAGGACGCCTCCCCCCCAGCGCGAACCACCCAGGTGCCCCCTCGAAGTGGACGAAGAGAACTTCACCCCCAGTGAACGAATCTTTTACGAAGCAAAGAAGGAGCAAATACACGCCGTCCTAAATGTACTAATCCAGCACAAGTGTGTTCAGGTGGAGAGTAACCGAAGAACCCTCCGCCTCACGAACTTCTGCAGATCCTTATGTGTCAGTAACTTCACTGTATCCATCGGATCTGAGTTGTTATCCGAAGTAAGAAGCTACGACAAGTTGTACCTCTTCAACTACAGCTTTCACCTCTGTTATATATGCTCAGCACATAATTTGAATATCGCCTCCTTTTCCTACTACCTCCCCTTCCTCAAAAATTTAATCGCCATGATCTGCTCGGATAATTACACAAAGCATGTCATTTTTCACGTTTTAAAATTCGATAGTGATATTATTAACATGCTATCTTTGAGAAATCAGAATAATTGTTtttggaaaaagaagaagagatttttttctgatgatAAAGTGGAGAGGAAACACAACAAGCTGTATCTTTCCATTCTTCTCTTTCTGTATTTGAAGGGGACAACCTGTTCCGTTCTCTGCTCTCTTTTTAAGATAACAGAGGATGTATTTCAATCTGTCTTGCAACACACGTATAtgcatgttcatattttgatttccttttttgaccGACTGGATGAGTGGATCATCTCGAGTTTGCTGAGGAAGTTCCTCCTGAACTTCAAGTCCTGTAGAGTCTCTTCGGAGGACGCAGGGCGTGCGAAGGGGTCCAGGGGGCGCAGAGCCATCCACGCGGGGAGATTCAGATGGGGCAAGCGCAAGAACGACGCGGGGGAGGGGTTCAAGATGAGCGGTCCATTTGAGAGGTTCAAGATGAGCGGTCCATTTGAGCGGTTCGGTAGAGCGGTCTAG